The DNA window TCCCTTACCATCGTATGGAATTCTGTGAGAAATCTGTGCTCAGCTTTCTCGCCTCGTTTGTCGTTTGCCATTTTACTCGTCGATTGCCTGTTGAAATAGCTGTGATAAACTTTCAGAAGTTTGACGAGGTCCGAGGGTACTCCAAATCTGTCCAAACCCTCCGTTACATCCATGCTTGTGTAAATCTTTTCCTCGACATACTTTGGAGCGTTTTTATCGTGCACAGGGCAGTTTGCAGCTTCTGAATTTTCGTTTGGCCCTGACAGGCGGGTATCAGAATCAACGGACAGTTTgctgatcaatttttcaagctcAGCAGCCGAGGCAGGGCCAGAAATTGATGAGTCTGAAGATTTTTCAGTTGCCAAACTGTGGGAGCTGTGAATCTGAGTACATAAAATTGAAGATTAATTCTGAGTAGACGGCAAGACTCAGATGAtattttcgattgaaaatttcaagcaattcAAATTATTGAATGTACTAATTCTTTACCAATTTTTCCGACGAGCTGCTACTTCGTTTCATCACAGCCTGCGATCTTGTATTTGTAGcttctatattttttatacgtgATTTATTAGCGGcaatgaaattcttctttcCCTTTGACGTTCGATCCGCTTTCGAAGCAGCAGCTAGTAAATTATATGGAGATGTCGATATTAGCTTCTTATCAATTTGTTTAGATTCTGATATTCTGGTTCGATTCCTCCCAAGTTGACATGTTTCactgaaagattttttatccCCTTTGCTAACTTTTGTCCTCATGTCTTTCTCATTCAACGCTTTCGGAACTTGAAACTGATTTTTAAcaggtatttttttcttaggACAGTAAGTGTCATTTGACTTTACTTCTTCTGGCTCTCTTTGTCTTATTCCAATATCGCACTGCTCAGTTACTGCTCGCTTGTTCGTATCGCTGGACGGCTTACAGCCATTCTCTTTTCCTCCCTTAGAATCGGACAACCTCGTTTTGCTAGCCGTCACCCTTGAGCCGGAAGCATATATTTGACTCACGCTAGGCTTGCGAGCTAGTTTTTTCTCCGCCAGAACGTTAATCGCAAGCTTTTCTCTAAGTTGACGAGCTTGCGTCACCGCCCTGTCTATACCGGTAGCTATTTCGTTGACATGATCCTCCAACGATGGGATCTGAATTAAATCGTGgcaacaacaaaaaataggaaaatgaatattagCTTTCTCAGTCTTCTTCTGCTGTTttagttcgttttttttttttgtcagtgaAAGAGAACGAATATACATTCTTACCCCAAGGCACTTGCACGATTCTTGGTCAATCTGTCGCTTCTCAATTGTCTCCAGATTCCATGGGGCGAGGACGAATTTCACTTCTTCGCATTGCGACCTTAGAATATTCTTGACATCGTCCGTCGAACGAAGCGAGTGGAGGACGAATTCAGTTAAGCTTGACAAATCCAAGACTTTCTTATTCATATTCTATGGAAACAAAgagaaatataaattgaaatagaTATACAAAACaaacgtgataaaaattgtttctttcaagttattctgtttttatttttcatctataaACATGATTGACAACACTACcagattctaacctcaaattgCTAGACTTACTTCACGTGtgtaatttctttgtttactGCATGGACATTTCGATCGAGCGTTGACTCAGTTgattgaagaatatatctttagtcaacggATCGAGTAATCATCggtcgttgactgaagaacGCATCTGTTGATTCCGAACACTGTTGAAATTTGGCGCCATTTTACTGGGGTGTAAGTGCCCAACacgttttgtttgtttttcttgaataCCGTGTGGGAGCAAATAATGAACCAACTTCACATAGGTCTCTAACTTCtagatataatatttttggcTTAGTCGGTTACTAGACATTCTATAATTTCGATAAAGTAAACTGACATACCGACAATAGTGATTCTACCTCAACTATTTTACTGACTGGAAAAACGGTAGAATTTAAGACTACTCATAGGCTGTACAGCGTGTGTTTTTGAAGTTACAACAAGTAGCTGAATCGAGTACCAATGTGACAGCATATGGTTATCCTACCGCATAATTCACGTCGGTAAAGAAGAACCATCGCGTTTTCTTAATCATTTTTCCGTTCGAACGTAcgaaaatgtatgaaaatacTAGGTGATGCTAAGCCACTGAAATTAAGCTACACGGTGGATAAGCAATGATCTAGTTGGATTTGCGTGATTAGCACAATTAGTATCAATAGCCTAGGAGGTACGTGCATTCAACGAATCAAGCACCACAATATAGCCCGTGTGTAAATATACGCTAAAAggagcagcagcagtagcaggAGCGAATGAATGTTGGCCTGTGTTGAAAAGTGTGCGTGGGGGTGGTTGGTCGGTCACCGATAGACGAAATAATCCCAAGTGATTTACGCGATAGTTATAATCAACAGTAAtaccgtgaaaaaaattaccgtccATACGACGCGACTTGAAGAGATAAAACGAATCCCTATATTCGTCGATTGTAAAATCTTCGACGAAGCTGGAGAGACAATCCAACCGAACCCCCTCGGAAGAGCGGGTAACCCGTGCATCGTAACGAGTAAGAGAAACAGGAACCGGTAAACCACTAAAAACGGGCCGTGCAGCCGAAGGAGACACGCGCAACTCAACACCGAGATACGAGCAACGGTGATAATAGACTTGAGTAATCGTGGCCCGTCGCCGTTGGAGTTGTGTAAAATCCATGTAAAATCACGACCGGCGAGTGGTGTAGAGACAGATATATGAGCGAACGTGTGAGTGAGTGCGAGTGAGCCTTGGACTCTTGGTGGGAAAGGGAAAacagaagcagcagcagcaacagcggTATTATAAGAAGGAGCCGCGCAAAAACGCACGCGGTTTTAGGTAGTAGTTGGTAAAAATGGCGAAGGTATTTCGCACGGTGACAGTATCGACTTTGTCAAACAATGGACAGTCGACGCTGAAATACGACAAGCCGGTCACTCTTAACATCAATTATGACCCCCAGGGACTGAGCGTCGAATTGATACCAGGTAATGCCCCCTTAATGCTCTTAAACCCGATCAataatatcgttgaaataacGTTACCCCCGCTCGCCGAACCTAACCTACATCTTTGTCGATGCCCGACGCCCGTCTTCTTCCCCTTAGCACGAGTTTGGAAATACCGTAATTCGCATCACGTGCTTTTATCCGATACGTACCCAGATCACCGCTGAGCTTTctcgaacaatt is part of the Neodiprion virginianus isolate iyNeoVirg1 chromosome 5, iyNeoVirg1.1, whole genome shotgun sequence genome and encodes:
- the LOC124304683 gene encoding uncharacterized protein LOC124304683 — its product is MNKKVLDLSSLTEFVLHSLRSTDDVKNILRSQCEEVKFVLAPWNLETIEKRQIDQESCKCLGIPSLEDHVNEIATGIDRAVTQARQLREKLAINVLAEKKLARKPSVSQIYASGSRVTASKTRLSDSKGGKENGCKPSSDTNKRAVTEQCDIGIRQREPEEVKSNDTYCPKKKIPVKNQFQVPKALNEKDMRTKVSKGDKKSFSETCQLGRNRTRISESKQIDKKLISTSPYNLLAAASKADRTSKGKKNFIAANKSRIKNIEATNTRSQAVMKRSSSSSEKLIHSSHSLATEKSSDSSISGPASAAELEKLISKLSVDSDTRLSGPNENSEAANCPVHDKNAPKYVEEKIYTSMDVTEGLDRFGVPSDLVKLLKVYHSYFNRQSTSKMANDKRGEKAEHRFLTEFHTMNHDREKLSTRRKLDNLCKDFLPMLKESCNKSMDFIALSQIKIRYTNLDTTCKLLEIRNFSPLKRKVCNMMQNRCTKSLIERNRTWRLNAVWNEACIPNFKEMSRVCYIRYANRNQLLVLFELMQRIQQLKYQATLVNLLNSEVVPAIRDTLEPNSEEYVEAYKMISIISNLLHQTVPVLVRTDQ